The following nucleotide sequence is from Zea mays cultivar B73 chromosome 1, Zm-B73-REFERENCE-NAM-5.0, whole genome shotgun sequence.
ATAATTGAATCCTGAATAAAAATGGATGCACCCGATTTCCAGTAACCAAGAAAATAAACATGCACGAGACGCACATCAAATGGAAGAATTCACACAGTTGGAAGTGCCAGATCGTTCCTTTCCTCTAGTCGCGTTGTCTTTTCCACTCTGGCGATACATTGTAAAATCCATCAGCTCTTTTCCATCCTACCCTTTGTTTTATGTTGTTTGCTTCCGGTATCTTTTTTGGTCTTACCTCGAGACAAACGGAAACTCGTGACACCCGGTGTCCCTGCTTTTGCATGACCTTGAAAGAGTGCATGCAACCAAGAATCTTGGAGTACATGTGCAACATCAgtcagaaaagaaaagaaaaaacgcaGTAGTGTTGTTTTGTGATTAAATTCAACAGTTTGTCTGTGGCCTTATTATAACCAAAAATGGTCAACAAATAGTTTCTTCCAAGAAAACAGTACCAAGAAGGTCAAAGAACAGTTGGAGCTGAGGAGAAATCTGAGTTGACAGCTGAAAAATACAAACGCAAACGCAGATGAAACTTGTACTAGCTCGCCTCGGAAAGCATCCAATGTTCCTTGACCGTCATTTATTTATGAGAGAACGCGCGGGGGAGAAGTCTATCTGTCAGAAAATACAGGGACTGGTAGGGATATAGTAGACGCATATATAATATAAACCTAGCAGATCACACATCCATTGATAGAGAGATCTCACATCAAATAATAGGGGCCGCTCAGCGCTCATGCGCTAGGCAACTGTCTCTATGGTTCTCGAGGCACACAGGCCATTTTGTCCACTGCGCCGGTCAGAACACAAAAAACTGGGCCGCCGCATACGGTGCTCCATTTCAACCCGTATGCCTGCCTCTGAACCTTTCATTTTTGCAGCATTCTACGACATCAGATGGCAGCTTCTTCGCTAACTTGCTCCAGTAATGAAGtgattgtgtgtgtgtgtgtgtgttgctgCCATGCATATATACTAGCCATAGCCAGTGCTCTAAGAAGAACAGAACCGAGAAGTGAAAAACTCTGGGCTGTGCGTAACTGTGGTGGTACGAGTTGTTACTATAGCCTTGTGATAGGTCATTAGAAAGACGCTTGCCATGGATCGTCTCGATCTACCTGATGTGTTCATTTTAAAATTAGCAAATACTAAGGCCAGCAGTGGCCAGATCTGTGTGCGCACCTGGAAGACCACACCACAACACTATAGATTCTAGGACAACAGGTAGCTACATCTCTTGAGGGGGAGAAAGATGACAAGAATGTTCTGGCCACAAGCTTGCGTGACAGATGGGGGATGACtccccatctctctctctctctgatctCCCACTACTACAACGTGTATACTACTATGTTTCACTGACATACGCCAGTGAGACTCCTCGGCTATAGACTGTGCTTGCACAATGCCACAGCACCCAGTACACTGTGGCCCTTTCCCAAACCCTAGAACAAGGGAACTCCCTGGGGTTCCCATCATGGGAAAAGATGGCTGCGCTGAGCCAGGAACTACTCGCAGAACACATGCACATGTTCCATTCCAAATGGAATCGATCAATATAATGGAGGACGATGAACAACGCATCCATGGCAACAGCAGCCAAATTAGTACTCCCACTAGTAAAAAAGACAGGTGTTTTCATTCATCCTCGTCGCTAAGCAGTTTAACAGCAGAATATATGCAAGGAATGTGCAGGATGGAGTGTATGGAAAGAACCAGAGAGCTTTCAGCCATGCTAGATTGAAGCTGCGCTCCTGCACATGTGTGACTGAGGACTATTTCCTTTCCAGCAGAAGCAAAGATCGACGGAAGCCAGAGAGAAGAATCTCACAGATGCATGGCCAGGAAAAGCAAGCAGGGAGAAGATTCTCTTTCGAAACCCCTGATTAGGAATGCTGCCGCGCATTAAAAAACATGAAGCGCAGACAAGACATTCATCTGCGTTCCGCAGCTATCTATACTCAAAATATGCATGCATAGCAAGATGCTCTTAAAAAGGGAACTACACAGATGCCAAAATTAATTGCTGAGAAACCACATCAAGGAAAAATTTAACCCTTTTGAAATGCAAAAAAAAAAACCCATCAACATATGCTCAACCAAGAAAGAGGACAGCAAGACGAAGGAGAGGACAGGAAGATTTTAACAAGAGGGAGGGCATGCATCGCTGCATGAGGCGACAACCGATCCAAGAAATCATCTAATATAAAATAAGAGGGGCATGGGCCGCAGCAACTTCAGTACCAGATGAAAGGATGTTGCGCAGCGACCTTCCGGAGATGGAAAGCGAGTTCAGCTGCGACTCCACCCTTCGCATGAACTCCATCGCCTCCTGCAGCGGCCTCGTCAGCTCCTCCCTGAACTTCACCAGCATCTCGTGGTACGCCTCCTACCATATATACACGCAAATTAAATCCGAGCCCGAGCTGAAAACGACTAATAATGGTGCGCTGCGCGCGCGTGAAATAAACCTAAAGATGCCTCACCATGAACTGGTCCAGCTCCGGCTCCGTCGCAGCGGCCAGGCCGCCGAGCGCCGTGCGCTGCCGCGCCTCCACCTCCTGCGCTATCTCCGTCAGCCTCGCCGACACCTCCGGTGGTGCCCCCACCTGCAAACACCCACGGCCGTTTGAGAAAGTTCCGAACACCAGATGCACATGTCTACATGAGCAGCATGCATAAACTATAGTATGCTATGTAAAAGCAAGCAGAAAGTATGTGCATGCGCCATGCTCTTGACATCAGATGTGGCCAAACTTCGCTAGCAGCAGTAGCTGAACCGGAAGCAGGAGAGCTATTGTTAGACTGCGGCTACTAGTCTTGCTTGCCTTGTTGCACTCGAGGTAGGCAGTGAGGAGCGAGTAGTAGTGTGGGTGCGAGATgatcttggccttgatggcctcgACGTCGCCTGCGTAGGGAGACGACGACGAGGGCTCCTTCGCCTTGACGCATGCGTCGAGGAGGCCGCCACCGTTGGCAAGCTGCAGCACCGGGTTGCCGCTACCGCCGCTGTTCCCAGTGGCCGCCACCGTGTTCAGGGTCAGCGGCAGGCCTGCGCTTGGCGGTTGCGGCGGCAGCGGCGCTACGACGGCGCTGAGGGAGGATGCCcacgggtggtggtggtggtgatgatgGTGGTGCTGGCCGTGGCCATGGCCGTGGCTGCTTGCGCCAACTCCAAAGTGTTGGGTGATCTCCTCCATGGGAGTGGGCGGACCTCCAGTGAAGTAGTGGTGCAGCGATCGAGCTCTCCGCCCACTGTCCCCGTGAGCTCCTCCTGCGCAAGCGCAAAAGGGGCGCCTGGAGATGAGATGAAGTTCTTGGGGCGAGGGAAAGAGGAAAAGGGTTTGGGGAAGGAGAGGGAAAGGAGAAGGATGCCTCGGAGTATGCCTTCTCTCCCTATGCTATCATTAGAGAGAAGGGAGGGCGCGCGGCACAGTAGGGAAAAGGCTGGAGGCCAATGCAGCTGCCTTTGGAGAGAGACAGTGCACTAGTGTGGAGTGGTGTTTGTGGGGGCTTCTTTTTTTTAGGTCAAATCAAAAGGCTTGAGGTGGATTTGCGGCCAGTTTCTGTTTTCAACTCACTCTAAATATTATAAAAATTATCAGTTTATCTGAAATCAAACAAATTTAAGTTTTATTAAATCAAAAGATTTGAGCTAGCTTTGAACTTTGGAGAGAGCCATATAAGCATGCTATAGTTAGCACATACAAGTTATGTAGAAAGTGCTTAGTAGCCTGTCTTGGTCCTGAATGGACAATGGGCTCATGCGCTCACATCCTGGACATCTCAACTCATAAATGTATGTCAGTATAACTAAGTTAACATGATGCTTATGCCTTGCATGACATGTGATATGGATGAATAAATGTGTTGCACGTGGTATAAATTATATGTATTTAGGCTTGTTGAGCCCACTTTTGGGCAGGGGACGCTAGGCCGGATGATCCGCGGTGATGGCATGGATGGTCCGCTTGTGTGTAGAATCGGTTAGGATTTCGATTTTCTTgtgggatttgttagctaaatctaCGAGATTAACTCGGTAAACGACATGTAACGGGTTCAGATCTCTCATTTATATATataaagggctacggccgattgaacccccacatTCGATCAGATCAAATTTACTTATCGTTTTTACATTTTGtattaggagtagctctagtttagccttcctctACCTTAAATCTTCGCATTTCTTCGGTTCTACATCGATTAGaagcgtcttgggtggcctgctgacaccaagacacaccctaggatctctcctccccgacgggatcCCTCCCGAGAGGCAAGATCTAGGTCTGCTGTGAAAAATAAGACCCTCTGCGCCATCGTGAACCGTTCGGGCCCCAGGCGCGACCATCCAGACGTGCGCAGAGTAGAGATGACAATGGGGACTCGATCCCCAATTCCCCGCGGAAAATTCCCCTATTAGGGGATGGGTATGAGACTAATTTAGTCCCCGCGGGGATTTAAATGGAGAAAATTTAATCCCCGTAGTTCACGAGGACCGTCCACGTTCCCCATGTACCCGCCCCACGAAACATTTTTTTATCCAAGTTAGTCATTTTACTTGTTAAAATTATAGTAAAAACTCAGTGCATCACTACAAGAATCCAATTAATTCCCGCCGACtcagaaccgacgggaataagcactaAACCGATAGGGATTACTAATTCTCGTCGGTATATGGTTAATTCCCGTCGACCCTAAGCCGACGGGCATCAGATGTTGGGGATATGCTTATTCTCGTCGGGCACTGACGGGAATTAGTAATTCCTGTCGGCTACggctggccgacggggattaccaATTAATGCACATCGGCcgagtaactcccgtcggctaccgctggccgacggggattacaaATTAATGCATGTCGGCCCtgtctggccgacgggagttactggGCCGACGTGCATTAATTGTTAATTCCCatcggtttgaccatagccgacggggattaacctaTACTGCTGCAAAACCAGCACCAGATGAGGTCATTATTTCTCCAcaattgcacacataacatatatataCAGAACagacacattacaaacacatacattgataatcaattcacacatcacaaacttcacatcaccAACATAGTTTACACAAACATTTTAAATAGGAACAACGAGTTAATTTAAATTGTTTAGTTCACGAAAACAAAGTGTGCACGAGTTAAAAAACAAATACGACAAAACACCATATTTAGGGATGGCCACCACTTGGATAGTTAGaactttgaccgctgccgccaccaggaggagggaacgtgaagagggactcaacaaatccagacCCTATtgtgggatcagacccactaccacccgctttaGGCATAACCTattcaagttagcaaatatcaacatttTTAATGCATATATCAACATGTTAAATGCATATATCaacaagtatacaagtgtataaattcatcgagagttaccaaacgtaccctatctccaggtgcaggtatatgtgtcggaggggtgttgaactgttgAGTCCCCAATCCCTATTTAATGAATATTCAACAAGTTAAGTATATGGTTCATGTTTTGCTAACTAGATGAATTGCTTGTTTAGACAATGTTATTAACCGAATTTGTTAAGATTAACGTATCAGAGCTGGTGTGGATGCAAACCggttccattgtggtggcggtggaatatttggtgtcatgccctgttgctgcattaactgttaaacatatgtgttactattgaagatgttgtattgaaatataataatttagagttcggattatgtatactcacttgatacatcgcttggttacgtgcattgcaagcctccataaattctcgtTGCTGTCTCATCTTCTCAcgtatcctcataatctccaactcctactcgttcggtcgacgagagcatgagctacgggaagacgaacccgtcctctgccgacgacgagtcaatgaatccgtcgaagagtgtgtatctataagtgattcaaaaattaTGATTACTGCattatcaatttagtgtcaaccatgtaatttcataagttagagcttatcgTCTATGCGCTtttccaccaccacttgcgtacaccaccgagggatccatcggttcatgtcgccagtcgaagtcagggccatggcgacgaaccatctcctccccatatgacgcctatacatcattcataaccttacaaatgcaggaatttctatactttgaatGTTTGTAATTTTGGGCCAAAACCCACCAACCGATCCGTGGTTGTCTGGCTGTAGAGCTGGTCAAGGTTgttagggtctggtcctttgtggccctcttcGTAGACCTCAATGAAAGggtaatgtgcccttgggccatttctaagtattttggtgatcaagtgtccaacacaaatggttatgtgttaaactatgacaaatagtggacaaagtgcaaatcaatacaaaggtatgattctagacttagtacattggttttttgtgtactaacatatttgtctaagtgctagaatcagagaaaaaacaaatggaaaagacttggctcgagcagccaagactctgctcagtctgggtgcaccggactgtctggtggtgcaccggacagtgtccggtgcgccaggctggcgctggtcaactggccgctctcgggaactcgacggcggcatacggctaaaaatcaccggactgtccggtgagccaacggtcagctgagccaacggtcggccgcgcaatccgcgcgtgacgtgtggccgggccaacggtctgaagggggaccggactgtctggtgtgcaccggacagtgtccagtgtgccaacggctccaaatcgtcaacggtcggttgcgccagaataggaaagaaatctgcatcggacagtgtctggtggtgcaccggactgtccggtgcaccagtcgagagaaggcaagaattgccttcctggattgctctcaacggctcctagctgccttggggctataaaagggaccctaggcgcatggaggagaacgccaagcattctttgatcatctcttagcaccaaggcacctctctagcgcatttgattcgttgtgatagcaatttgagctcctcttgagttgagaactccgtgtgcgatcttagagctcaagttgtgacttgtgtgtgtgtttgtgctcgtgttttgaggcttgtgtgtgttgctcttcccactcttacatctatgcttctttgtgatcatctcattgtaagggcgagaggctccaagttgtggagattcctcgcaaacgagaaagagtaaagaaaaaagaacaccgtggtattcaagttgatcatcatcCATTGGAATGCCACGatgtggactaggcaagtattgtacttggccgaaccacgggataaatctctgtgtctcttgtgcttgttctcactgtgtcaattgtggttcacaagagctctccttagccacttgatttcattgtgctaacacttaatcaagtttgtggctttaagtttcaagtttttacaggatcacctattcacccccctctaggtgctctcaattggtatcagagctgttctcttcacgaaagggactaatcgcccgaagagatggatcctaagggaaaggggatggtggtcaacgatagggaggagtccatcttcaacaagCCGAGGGATGACAaagccactgactctggctcgagtcaaaagaagaaggacgggaagaagaagaggcggatcaagaagattgtctactacgacagcgacgaatcttcctcttctcaaaaggacgacgaatacgaggagaaaaagaaaacggttaactcgaacttttctttcgattattctcgtattccgcataattccaatgctcatttgctttccattccacttggtaaacctccccactttgatggagaggactacggattttggagtcacaaaatgcatagccacttgttttctcttcatccaagtatatgggagatagtagaaaatgggatgcgaTTTGATAGTTtggataactccatgtttatcaatgaacaaatccataaaaatgcacaagctactactgttcttttagcatccttgtgcagggaagagtacaataaggtgagcggcttggacaacgccaagcagatttgggacaccctcaagatatcgcatgaggggaacgacgtcaccatgctcaccaagatggagttggtggaaggcgaactaggaaggttcgcaatgatcaggggagaggagccaactcaaacgtacaataggctcaagaccctggtcaacaagattagaagctatggaagcacgagatggacggaccacgacgtcatccgacttatgctaaggtccttcactgtccttgatcctcatcttgtaaactctattcgtgagaatcctatgtacatcaagatgacgcccgaggaaatactcgagaagtttgtaagcgggcgaatgatgatcaaggaggcgagatacgttgatgaggcgttgaatggcccaatctacgagcctcaaaccgttgctctcaaagcaacaagtagcagggagacgctacctagcaaggtggcgcaagttgaggcggccggactaaatgaagatgaaatggccctcatcatcaagcgcttcaagacggcgctcgaaggtcgcaaggagcatcccaacaagagcaagacgaaggggaagcgctcctgcttcaagtgtggtaaggttggtcactttattgctaactgtcctgataatgatagtgaccaggatcaagaaaagaagagggaaaggaagaagacttacaagaaag
It contains:
- the LOC542391 gene encoding homeotic protein knotted-1 — protein: MEEITQHFGVGASSHGHGHGQHHHHHHHHHPWASSLSAVVAPLPPQPPSAGLPLTLNTVAATGNSGGSGNPVLQLANGGGLLDACVKAKEPSSSSPYAGDVEAIKAKIISHPHYYSLLTAYLECNKVGAPPEVSARLTEIAQEVEARQRTALGGLAAATEPELDQFMEAYHEMLVKFREELTRPLQEAMEFMRRVESQLNSLSISGRSLRNILSSGSSEEDQEGSGGETELPEVDAHGVDQELKHHLLKKYSGYLSSLKQELSKKKKKGKLPKEARQQLLSWWDQHYKWPYPSETQKVALAESTGLDLKQINNWFINQRKRHWKPSEEMHHLMMDGYHTTNAFYMDGHFINDGGLYRLG